The Halotia branconii CENA392 region TTTTTTCACACAACGTGTGTCTTTACCACCCTCATTGCAATTTTCAAAGATAATTTTTTTATCAATAATCTCCTGTTTTGTATTTAAGGCCTTTTGTTTAACTTGTTCTGGAACCATTGAGCCAAATTTTCCTAAATTTAATATATCTGGTTTTTCTAAACCTATAGTATATATTTGACCTTTGATTTGTTGTTGTTTTGCCAATTCTGCTAAATATACTATTGCTAAATCTAATCGTTTCACGGCACTAGTTAAAACTGCTTTGGGGGCTATATTTAATTGATCTTTAGTATTTCCAAAAGCATAAACTCCCTTTTCACTAGCAGTTTGCAACACTACGGCTGAGGCATTATCTAACCATTGATAAATTACATCTATGCCAGATGCAATTAATGTCAATGTTGCTTCTTTGGCTTTGGCAACATCATTCCAATCACCTGTGAAGGTAGAGGTAATTTGAATATTTGGTTTTATAGATTTTGCCCCTAATTCAAATCCCCGTAATTCTTCTTGAGTAGCTGCAAATTTTTGTCCGGCAATATAAGCTAATTTGTTAGATTTAGTCATAGAAGCGGCAATAATTCCACACAAATAGCTAACTTGTAGGTGATCTATTCTTAAAGCGGCGATATTTTTGCCTTTAACAGAACCGTTAACAGCAACAAAAAATGTGTTGGGAAACTTTGCAGCTACTTGTTTGACTGCTGCATCAAATTGTCCGCCGTGGGCAAAAACTACGTTGTAACCTTTACGGGCAAAATCTGTTAATGCTTTTGTTTGATCTGCTGGTGCTACTTGTTCTACATAAGCTACTTCTGCACACAGCTTTTGTCTTACCTGATTTATCCCTTCGTAACCAGATTGATTCCAAGCTTGATCTGTACTGCTTCCAGGAAGGGCGATCGCTACTTTAAACCATTGACTACTATTTGCTGTTTTTGGTGTCGTAGCTTGGTTGTTATTGCAAGCTTCTAGTAAAAAGCCGATACCAAGAACTGCTGAACCAGACAAAACAAATTTACGCCGATTAAAATTTACCGTCATACATGAGTCTGAAGATGGATCGTTGTTTTAGTTATTAATTTACTTTAAAGTCGCAAGTGGTATTTTGGCAAAATTTAGCCAATTTTTATCCCTATTGATTGAAGACAGACTGATACTAGGCAATCAATACTGAATTAGTAGGAATAAATTAAGCAAAACCTATGAATAAATATAAGGAACTTTTACGTGTCATCCTGGCAGTATCTATTATTGTAGTTGGAGTCACACATTTTATTGTGCCAGAACAGTATGTGAGAATTGTGCCTCCTCAACTTCCCTATCCTTTAGGATTAGTTTATCTCAGTGGCTTTTATGAAATTTTGGGTGGTATTGGCTTATTAGTTCCACCTGTAAGTCAAGCTGCTGCTTGGGGATTAGTTGCACTTTTTATTGCTGTTTACCCAGCCAATATCAATATGGCAGTTAATCTAATTAAAGTTGATCATATACCCAATTCACCTTGGATTCATGTTGTAAGACTGCCGTTACAAGGAGTTTTAATTGCTTGGGCTTGGTGGTACACAAAGCCTGCAAATCGCGATCAACAAGTGTCTGTGATTCCTAAATCGCTTATTCCTGAAGAGTTAGAATGGTAATGATTAAATATGAAAAACTAACCGCAGAGTCGCTGAGGTAACAGAGAAAAGATTATTTGCGTAAGTCATAGTAAAATTTTGCGTTGCTGAATCTAGAGATGAAATTTATGTGTTGATATCTAAAACTCCTCATTCTCTCTGCGCCTCTGCGTGATAAAAATCATCCTGCATTTATGCAACGCCTAAAATTTTTTGCAAAATCAAAAATTTTTATGAGTACATCACAAACACTAAAACAATTACCAGCAGAGTTGATTAACTCTGAAAACTTTCGACGTTATGGACAGGTAATTTTTGCAAGTCAAGATGGTAAGAATTTTGATGTAGAAGATGCCCAGTTAAATTTACAAAATGGGACTCCGCGATTTTATATTATGCGGTTAGATAAGAAGGGGCGGAAATTTCATCAAATTACTCGCCATTTGCAATGCACTCAATGTTTAGGTGCTTTGGCAGGTAAAGATTGGTTAATCGCAGTTTGTCCTCCTCATAATGATAGAAATACACCTGTTTTAGAAGAAATTGCCGCTTTTCGGATTCCGGGAAATTGTTTTATTAAATTGAATGAGGGTACTTGGCACGCTGGGCCATATTTTGAGCATGAGGTTGTAGACTTTTATAATTTAGAACTTGCTGATACAAATGTGGTGGATCATTTCACTCATGATTTTGTTGAAAGTCATAATTTAGAATTTGAGATGATTTAAACAGCAATCAACTGTTTAAAGTTAGCATCATCTGCAATTTCATCAAAATCTATATCGGTTGCGGCATCTTCTTTGTATATAGGATTCAGTTGGATTGCCTGTTGGAGATTTTCTAAAGCTAATTCAACTTGCCTTTGTAGTGCATAACAAGCTGCTTTGTTGTAATAAGTCCTGGCGTAATCTGACTTAATTTCTAATGCTTTATTAAAACTAGCGATCGCTTCATCATCACGTCCTAATCTTACCAAAGTATAACCACGTTTATCCCAAGCTTTAGGGGAATCAGGTTGAAATTTTAGTGACTGATCAAAGCTGGCGATCGCTTCTTCGTATTGCTCTAATTCTACCAGTGAAAGCCCACGATTTAACCAAGCAATGGCATCATTTGGTTGGAGTTGTATAGCTTGATCAAAAGAGTCAAAAGCCTGTTGATGCTGTCGTAAGTTACCAAAAGCTACACCGCGATCGCACCATGCTTGATGATAATCAGGTTGAATCTCAATTGCTCTATCGTAAGAGGCGATCGCATCTTGATAACGTTTTAATCTAACTAAAGTCAAACCTCGTTTTAACCAAACAATAGGTTCATTCGGCTGAAGTTTAACTGCTCTATTATAAACTGCGATCGCATCTAGATACTGCTTTTGAGAAAATAAAGTATCTCCCTCTTGCATATAATCATCTGCTAATAATTTCGGTTGTGGTTGTGGTTCTTGGGTTTCCTCCTTTTCAGCAATAGAGGTAGGTTTCACTTCAACCAATTCATGCAAAATTGCATCCTTGCGTTGTTGAGCATCTAACTGTAATTCCGAGAGTTGAGAAACAAATTCCGTTTCTAACTTTTCTAGTTTTTCTAGAATTAGCAGCTTTTGTTGTTGAGCGTTCGATTGTAATTCTGAAAACTGAGAAACAAACTCCGAACCTGAACTTTCTAAATTCGCAATTATCAGCTCTTTTTGAGCTTGAGCATTCACCTGTAATTCTGATAGTTGAGATGCAAACTCAGTTTTTAGTTGAATCAGATCATCAAATATATTATCTTTTTGTTGCTGCGTATCTAACTGTAATTCCGATAGATAAGATTTAAATGTGTTTTCTAGTTTTTCTAAATTTTCCAGCGTTGTATTTTTATTTTGTTCTGC contains the following coding sequences:
- a CDS encoding tetratricopeptide repeat protein, with the translated sequence MLNHYTKSSGFHSRKVTRVKSKNQVVFTVILKSAIVFSPLLVSANITSGQPIPSVSRELTPVPVISNQQQEKLAQAAVENRTPEPEQSNLERAFNPTTILMNIWLVILSLFPVAVIALFWLLRRVAIREIVNRAMAQLEGVENLQNQLVIVKQEAENTIQDAKKLNRQLEKEAESLQEKIKIHQENLSTLTSELLQSKDKIFAGLETDVKSVQQNIKKLESEFAGELSQLQLDSQLQRNLTVENIAKLESELASQFSELKLGVEQQKNLALESIEQNKYDFIAQFANVQGDTQKQKDSILNNLTKLQTEFVTQLSELETDARKQKDIILKNLGESETLFQSQLAQLQSETQVQKNNIIESFTKSQAKFASQLSQLQIDAEQNKNTTLENLEKLENTFKSYLSELQLDTQQQKDNIFDDLIQLKTEFASQLSELQVNAQAQKELIIANLESSGSEFVSQFSELQSNAQQQKLLILEKLEKLETEFVSQLSELQLDAQQRKDAILHELVEVKPTSIAEKEETQEPQPQPKLLADDYMQEGDTLFSQKQYLDAIAVYNRAVKLQPNEPIVWLKRGLTLVRLKRYQDAIASYDRAIEIQPDYHQAWCDRGVAFGNLRQHQQAFDSFDQAIQLQPNDAIAWLNRGLSLVELEQYEEAIASFDQSLKFQPDSPKAWDKRGYTLVRLGRDDEAIASFNKALEIKSDYARTYYNKAACYALQRQVELALENLQQAIQLNPIYKEDAATDIDFDEIADDANFKQLIAV
- a CDS encoding DoxX family protein; translated protein: MNKYKELLRVILAVSIIVVGVTHFIVPEQYVRIVPPQLPYPLGLVYLSGFYEILGGIGLLVPPVSQAAAWGLVALFIAVYPANINMAVNLIKVDHIPNSPWIHVVRLPLQGVLIAWAWWYTKPANRDQQVSVIPKSLIPEELEW
- a CDS encoding ureidoglycolate lyase, which encodes MSTSQTLKQLPAELINSENFRRYGQVIFASQDGKNFDVEDAQLNLQNGTPRFYIMRLDKKGRKFHQITRHLQCTQCLGALAGKDWLIAVCPPHNDRNTPVLEEIAAFRIPGNCFIKLNEGTWHAGPYFEHEVVDFYNLELADTNVVDHFTHDFVESHNLEFEMI
- a CDS encoding BMP family protein; this encodes MTVNFNRRKFVLSGSAVLGIGFLLEACNNNQATTPKTANSSQWFKVAIALPGSSTDQAWNQSGYEGINQVRQKLCAEVAYVEQVAPADQTKALTDFARKGYNVVFAHGGQFDAAVKQVAAKFPNTFFVAVNGSVKGKNIAALRIDHLQVSYLCGIIAASMTKSNKLAYIAGQKFAATQEELRGFELGAKSIKPNIQITSTFTGDWNDVAKAKEATLTLIASGIDVIYQWLDNASAVVLQTASEKGVYAFGNTKDQLNIAPKAVLTSAVKRLDLAIVYLAELAKQQQIKGQIYTIGLEKPDILNLGKFGSMVPEQVKQKALNTKQEIIDKKIIFENCNEGGKDTRCVKKASV